The DNA segment TGGGATTGAACGAGAATCCCATCAAGCTGAATTTCATACCAAGTTAGAAGCGGCCCATGAGGGGACTTTGTTAATCAAAGATATCACCGCATTGCCGAAAAGCCAGCAGCAACACTTACTTGATTTTATCACCCATCCGATTGTATCGACTCCGAATGGGGAAAAAGAAATCAATACTCGTTTGATTGTGACCGCTTATAATGATTTGGAACAAAGTGTCCGAGATGGTGAGTTTTTATCTGAATTGCTGTATCTGCTTAAAATACTCAAAGTGAACGTGTCGCCGCTCAAAGAAAGATGCAGTGATATTTCTAGCCTGGCGAATCATTATGTCCTGCATTTTAGTCGCGAGTATTCTACTCAAGCACGCAGTATTTCCCACCAAGCCTTGAAAATGCTAGCTCAATACCAGTGGCCCGGTAATGTGAGAGAGTTGGTTAACCAAATCAAGCGTGCAGTATTAATGTGTGACGGACAAGTGGTGGAACTTGAGCATTTTGACTTGCCTATTCAAAATCAACATTCACGCAGTTTGAAGGTGATCAGAGAAAACTCTGAACGTGATGCTTTGATACAAGCGTTGGATGCTAATGATGGCCAAGTGATTCTTGCCGCTAAAGAATTACGCATCTCTCGAGCAACGATGTATCGCTTATTGAGTAAGCACCAATTAATCACAGAATAATCTGTCTGAACGGACGATGAGTTGCTTATATTTTCAGCAATAAGCTCTGGCTTTGTAGGTTATCAAAGGTTAAATATTTGTTTTAAAAATGTTGCGCAAATAACCATTGATAAACGAGATGGGTTGGTTATTATTTAAGCGTAACTCGGGTGAATAGACCCCAATGTTACTAAATATCAATGTTACTAAATATTAAAGTTACGAAATATCAATTGGATTAATTAGTTAGCGAGGAGGCACATGATGAAACGTTTAAACTCAACCATGTTTACCTGTGCTCAAGTCGTTAATCATCTACGTCATGACTCCGCCCATCGTGCGCCCAGCATTATGGCTGTCAGCATGTTCGCAGATAAACGAGATAACTAATTACTCCGTAACCTTATGGCTGCGGAAAAGTGCAGCCATAAGAATTTTAGTCTTACCTCTTTTTGCGCTGCAATTTTCCCAAGTTAAGCAATAACAAGCTAAGCAATAATTTGGAGAAAACCATGCGTCATTCAATTTACATTCAACTAGCCACCTTATTAGTCAAAGCGGATCTCAAACGAGAAGAGCGTATTTGGCTGAGAAAAGTACGCCGAGCTCAATATGAAATTCCTTGGCACAGTGAACACCTACTACGTGATATTGGCTTAGATGCCACCGGCCGCCCACTTGGTGAAAGTGTCGCAACACCGGCTAAAGCGGAACGTCGCGTGACATTAATGCGTCGGATATTACAAGCTCGACTGAGCCCATAACCTTAAACCAATCACACTCATTTGGAGGCTTTAATGAGTGTGGTTGGTTCGATGGATCGCTGGTGGCTACCAGCGATTCATTTTTATAAGGAATGTACTTTCTAAGTGGGAGTTAAGGGCAAGGATTGGAGAACGTTGCGCCAACTTGGTATAAATCTTTCATTAATTCATCCGACAACTGAACATCAATACTATCGATATTGGCTTTAAGCTGTTCCATTGAGGTAGCACCTATGATGGTTGAAGCCACAAATGGACGTTGATTAACAAAAGCGAGCGCCATTTGTACTGGATCTATATCATGTTTTTTCGCCACATCAATATAAGCCTGAGTAGCAGCTTGTCCTTGCGGTGTAAAATAACGTAC comes from the Vibrio gangliei genome and includes:
- a CDS encoding sigma-54 dependent transcriptional regulator; its protein translation is MTHHFKMDSIPGSLLVIGGRHESWYDMISLTGWKIERCADLRLSQTMIDRIGPCIGLVDLTNDDFSLSAIAYLASNNKHVRWMAYIKDNQLNQDAICQFIVNFCIDFFTAPMPEKLLLSSIGHQLGMLKLEKRVWPDSVTDNQQRLIGESLSVKRLREQIKRIASTDASVIISGERGVGKSLVAKSIHDLSSRSKGPFVVVCASALSEKRFEKEVFGIERESHQAEFHTKLEAAHEGTLLIKDITALPKSQQQHLLDFITHPIVSTPNGEKEINTRLIVTAYNDLEQSVRDGEFLSELLYLLKILKVNVSPLKERCSDISSLANHYVLHFSREYSTQARSISHQALKMLAQYQWPGNVRELVNQIKRAVLMCDGQVVELEHFDLPIQNQHSRSLKVIRENSERDALIQALDANDGQVILAAKELRISRATMYRLLSKHQLITE
- a CDS encoding DUF1127 domain-containing protein; protein product: MRHSIYIQLATLLVKADLKREERIWLRKVRRAQYEIPWHSEHLLRDIGLDATGRPLGESVATPAKAERRVTLMRRILQARLSP